A portion of the Bacillus horti genome contains these proteins:
- the helD gene encoding RNA polymerase recycling motor HelD, with protein sequence MSSEFKQEQKRVGRVMEVIAEQIRKYEEETSNRQSEVVNIRKHFWDEVKVNTDTFDDYLETVISLRQQGQALAVSQNTHKHAAKRLDTLRRMQQVPYFGRIDLTEEGLSTQEQIYIGISSLMDENGIDFLIYDWRAPVSSVYYDYEPGPAQYSTPEGMIQCQLEKKFQYLIRNGELQSMFDTSLTIGDEILQQVLGKGTNKHMHSIVATIQQEQNRIIRHDRKRMLIVHGAAGSGKTSAALQRIAYLLYKYRDSLNADQVILFSPNAMFNSYVSNVLPELGEENMQQVTFQEYLYHRLGKDFQIEDPFDQLEYVLTAKNTPSYQSRVSSIRFKASTRFYEVIKAYREQLESSGMVFKGISFKGASIVTAEQIAEEFYSSDPAIGFYNRLENLRDWLMKQVKKAQKLEWTKPWVEEEIELLDDEEYLKAHNYLAKKSGYDRESTADYEMDTEALARLIVRRNFKPLRKHIQEFRFIDIKGIYKQLFEGSLQIEQWMEGDVPSEWKDICRATLKALDEGEIFYEDATPFLLLTELIQGFQTDRSTKHILIDEAQDYSPFQFEFLKRLFPLARVTVLGDFNQAIFAHAHETKDFTILTDLYGEDQTEVINMKRSYRSTKPIIEFTRRLIPNGEQIIPFEREGELPKLTQVADHTELHRSIESKVATLKSQGYNSIAIICKSAEESKRAYEALSSIEDIKLLKKGSPEYEQGVVIIPTYLSKGIEFEAVIIYDASEHLYGDESLRRVFYTACTRAMHHLQLYSVGEPSSFLNETLQEGLIQAT encoded by the coding sequence ATGAGTTCAGAATTTAAGCAGGAGCAGAAGAGAGTGGGCCGTGTAATGGAGGTCATTGCGGAGCAAATTCGCAAATATGAGGAAGAGACTTCTAATCGTCAGAGTGAAGTTGTAAATATTCGCAAGCATTTTTGGGATGAAGTTAAGGTCAATACTGATACGTTCGATGATTACCTTGAGACTGTCATTAGTTTAAGACAACAGGGGCAAGCGCTGGCTGTTAGTCAAAATACTCATAAGCATGCCGCCAAGAGATTGGATACACTGCGTCGTATGCAGCAGGTTCCTTACTTTGGGCGAATAGATCTAACTGAAGAAGGGCTTTCCACTCAGGAGCAGATTTATATTGGGATATCCTCGCTTATGGATGAAAATGGAATAGATTTCTTGATTTATGACTGGAGAGCGCCGGTCTCAAGTGTTTACTACGATTACGAGCCTGGTCCTGCTCAGTATTCAACCCCTGAAGGAATGATTCAATGCCAGCTAGAGAAAAAGTTTCAATATCTGATCCGTAATGGCGAGCTTCAATCGATGTTTGATACGAGTCTTACGATTGGAGACGAGATTTTGCAGCAGGTTCTTGGAAAAGGAACAAACAAGCATATGCATAGTATTGTAGCAACCATTCAGCAGGAGCAGAACCGGATTATTCGTCATGATCGAAAAAGGATGCTCATTGTTCACGGTGCAGCGGGTAGTGGGAAGACATCGGCTGCCTTACAGCGGATTGCTTATTTGCTTTATAAATATAGAGATAGCTTAAACGCTGATCAAGTTATTTTATTTTCTCCAAACGCTATGTTTAATAGCTATGTGTCTAATGTGCTTCCGGAGCTTGGCGAAGAGAATATGCAACAGGTCACGTTCCAAGAATACCTGTACCATAGACTGGGGAAGGATTTTCAAATTGAAGATCCCTTCGACCAATTGGAATATGTTTTAACGGCAAAAAATACTCCTTCGTATCAATCAAGGGTATCTAGTATCCGGTTCAAAGCATCTACTCGTTTTTATGAGGTTATTAAAGCATACAGAGAACAACTAGAGTCATCTGGAATGGTATTTAAGGGCATAAGCTTTAAAGGAGCTTCAATTGTTACGGCTGAGCAAATAGCCGAGGAATTTTATAGCAGTGATCCTGCAATAGGCTTCTATAACAGACTTGAGAACCTAAGGGATTGGCTGATGAAGCAGGTCAAAAAAGCCCAAAAGCTGGAATGGACGAAGCCGTGGGTTGAAGAAGAAATTGAACTGCTTGATGATGAGGAGTATCTTAAAGCCCATAATTATTTAGCGAAAAAGAGTGGCTATGACAGAGAGTCGACTGCTGATTACGAGATGGACACAGAAGCTCTTGCTAGGCTGATTGTTCGTCGGAATTTTAAACCATTACGTAAACACATCCAGGAGTTTCGTTTCATTGATATTAAGGGGATATACAAGCAGCTGTTTGAAGGTTCTCTACAGATCGAACAGTGGATGGAAGGAGATGTCCCTTCGGAGTGGAAGGATATTTGCCGAGCTACGCTAAAAGCGCTAGATGAAGGAGAAATTTTTTACGAGGATGCTACTCCATTTTTACTTTTGACTGAGCTAATACAAGGCTTCCAAACGGATCGCTCAACAAAACACATCCTTATTGACGAGGCGCAGGACTATTCACCTTTTCAATTTGAGTTCTTGAAGAGGTTATTTCCTTTGGCAAGAGTAACTGTTCTAGGTGATTTTAATCAGGCTATATTTGCTCATGCCCATGAAACGAAGGATTTTACGATCCTAACTGACCTATATGGAGAGGATCAAACAGAAGTCATAAACATGAAGCGGAGCTACCGCTCAACAAAACCTATCATTGAATTTACTCGCAGATTAATTCCTAATGGCGAGCAGATCATTCCTTTTGAACGTGAGGGTGAGCTACCTAAGCTGACTCAAGTAGCAGATCATACTGAGCTACATCGTAGCATTGAATCCAAAGTTGCTACTTTGAAAAGTCAGGGCTACAACAGCATTGCTATCATCTGCAAATCAGCTGAGGAAAGTAAGCGAGCCTACGAAGCCTTGTCTAGCATAGAAGATATAAAGCTTTTGAAGAAAGGCTCACCAGAGTATGAACAAGGGGTTGTGATTATACCAACTTATCTGTCCAAGGGTATCGAATTCGAGGCTGTTATTATCTATGATGCATCTGAACATTTATATGGGGATGAGAGCCTACGTAGAGTTTTTTACACGGCATGTACTAGAGCAATGCATCACTTGCAACTTTACAGTGTCGGCGAACCTAGCTCATTTCTGAACGAGACTTTACAGGAAGGTTTGATTCAAGCGACTTAA
- a CDS encoding 3-ketoacyl-ACP reductase, whose amino-acid sequence MAQSIKGKTALITGSGKGIGKATAIALAKEGVHVGLMARTEADLKSLAAEIEPTGVKVAYATADIASLEQVEKTVESLTSELGSFDILINNAGIGKFGGFLDLSPEDWKAIIDVNVMGTYYVTRAVLPQLIEKNGGDIINISSTAGQKGAPLTSAYSASKFGVLGLTESLALEVRKHNIRVTALTPSTVATELAVNANLTDGNPETVMQPEDLAEFIVAQLKLHPRVFIKSAGLWSTNP is encoded by the coding sequence ATGGCTCAATCCATCAAAGGAAAAACAGCACTCATTACGGGAAGTGGTAAAGGCATCGGAAAAGCAACAGCCATTGCTCTTGCAAAAGAAGGGGTCCATGTTGGACTTATGGCTCGAACAGAAGCAGATTTAAAGAGTTTGGCAGCTGAAATTGAACCAACTGGAGTGAAAGTAGCGTATGCTACAGCTGATATTGCTTCACTAGAACAGGTAGAGAAAACAGTAGAGTCACTCACGAGTGAACTAGGCTCATTTGATATATTGATTAATAATGCAGGAATTGGAAAGTTCGGTGGTTTTCTTGATCTCTCTCCTGAGGATTGGAAGGCGATCATTGATGTAAATGTAATGGGAACCTACTATGTAACCAGAGCCGTCCTTCCACAGCTTATAGAAAAGAACGGTGGAGACATCATTAATATTTCTTCAACGGCTGGTCAAAAAGGAGCGCCATTGACAAGTGCATATAGCGCCTCTAAATTTGGTGTACTCGGTTTAACGGAGTCACTAGCCTTAGAGGTTCGGAAGCATAATATTCGGGTGACGGCGTTAACACCAAGCACGGTTGCTACAGAGCTTGCAGTTAATGCGAACTTAACAGACGGAAACCCAGAAACGGTCATGCAACCAGAGGATTTAGCAGAATTTATCGTTGCTCAGCTGAAGCTTCATCCACGTGTATTTATTAAGTCAGCTGGATTATGGTCCACCAACCCTTAA
- a CDS encoding DUF1259 domain-containing protein → MDINKLCQQFGQILNETPKINNGVCTVEIERQLNVTIQGRPSRGELHAEVSFESLDHDGHALNLGETVLLEEEVPAFSSLLIRNGIIISALHNHWLFTKPTILYIHFQSVEPPLNFARKVAEAFKVLR, encoded by the coding sequence ATGGATATCAATAAACTTTGCCAACAATTTGGTCAAATCCTTAATGAAACTCCAAAGATTAACAATGGGGTTTGCACTGTAGAAATTGAGCGCCAGCTAAACGTTACCATTCAAGGTCGTCCTAGCCGTGGTGAGCTTCATGCAGAAGTATCGTTTGAATCCTTGGATCATGATGGTCATGCACTTAATCTTGGTGAAACAGTACTACTTGAAGAAGAAGTACCGGCATTTTCTAGCCTATTAATTAGAAACGGTATCATCATCAGTGCTCTTCATAATCATTGGCTATTCACTAAACCAACCATTCTTTATATTCACTTTCAATCTGTTGAACCACCCTTAAATTTTGCTCGTAAAGTTGCAGAAGCATTTAAGGTTCTAAGATGA
- a CDS encoding TetR/AcrR family transcriptional regulator: protein MSTTDRRIRKSQEAIKKAVIELMMEKNFDQITIQDISDRADVSRRTIYLHYTDKFNLLDKLIEEHIEDLCELCESTDDDTGYIDMGLLWFEYFESHYLFFSALLASKGDSFFRNRFLSYFIKELEYELDTRPEGSTQGLPGGEDVDIQFLGAAIVGVVEWWFKNEKPLPPSIMAQRLGRLLERNLEAYAPACMKDGALN from the coding sequence ATGTCCACGACGGATCGAAGAATACGCAAATCTCAAGAAGCCATAAAAAAGGCTGTTATTGAACTGATGATGGAAAAAAACTTTGACCAGATTACGATCCAAGATATATCTGACCGAGCAGACGTTAGTCGAAGAACGATCTATCTTCACTACACAGATAAATTCAATCTTCTAGATAAGCTCATTGAAGAGCACATTGAAGATCTATGTGAGCTCTGTGAATCGACTGACGATGACACTGGATATATAGATATGGGATTGTTATGGTTCGAGTATTTTGAGAGCCACTATCTATTCTTTTCTGCCTTGCTAGCGAGTAAAGGTGATTCTTTTTTCCGCAATCGTTTCCTTTCATATTTCATCAAGGAGCTTGAGTATGAGCTGGACACTAGACCTGAAGGGAGCACTCAAGGATTACCTGGAGGCGAAGATGTTGATATTCAATTTTTAGGAGCCGCGATCGTAGGGGTAGTGGAATGGTGGTTTAAGAACGAAAAGCCCCTCCCTCCTTCCATAATGGCTCAGCGGTTGGGGAGGCTACTTGAACGGAATCTTGAAGCTTATGCGCCTGCTTGCATGAAGGACGGTGCACTAAATTGA
- a CDS encoding endospore germination permease yields MPVNQYSFLQISFAFIMSIGLMNHVLIIPILLEVSARDSWLSVLVSVAMFIPIFLMVGYIIKKTKQNGIQTWLNENYSKGWWVFINLVMIASLIFVVIVTLRDMLVWTNATYLPNTPSGVLGFIFIGFALYTAIKGLRAIVISAGILLPLVFLLGEFVMIANFTYKDYSLLFPIFEKGISPMWSGTIYVGAGLIELIYLVFLQQYVSTKIKKRHLVILGLVIAGLTIGPTMGALAAFGPVEAGLQRSPAFEQWRLVRIGTYIEHVDFLSIYQWMSGAYIRIALALYLLIELIPWRKKIVTAGISILCFGVAIFPIGDITVLRILRKVYYPTTFFVLLALTLLLFLLALFSKPKRIMRVRRR; encoded by the coding sequence ATGCCAGTAAATCAATATTCATTTCTCCAGATATCCTTCGCTTTCATTATGTCCATCGGCTTAATGAACCACGTATTAATTATTCCAATCCTGTTAGAGGTATCGGCTCGCGACTCCTGGCTTTCAGTGCTGGTCTCAGTAGCTATGTTTATTCCTATTTTCCTCATGGTGGGCTATATCATCAAGAAAACCAAGCAAAATGGAATACAGACCTGGTTAAATGAGAACTACAGCAAAGGCTGGTGGGTGTTCATCAACTTGGTCATGATTGCTTCATTAATCTTTGTAGTTATAGTGACATTAAGAGATATGCTAGTCTGGACAAATGCTACTTATTTACCTAATACACCATCGGGAGTGTTGGGCTTTATTTTTATTGGATTTGCTTTATACACAGCAATAAAAGGCCTGAGAGCCATAGTTATTTCTGCAGGGATTTTGCTTCCCTTAGTCTTTTTACTCGGTGAGTTTGTGATGATCGCTAATTTTACATATAAAGATTATAGCCTGCTGTTTCCCATTTTTGAGAAGGGGATAAGTCCTATGTGGTCCGGAACCATTTATGTGGGGGCAGGCTTGATCGAATTGATCTACCTTGTATTTTTACAGCAATATGTTTCCACCAAAATTAAGAAAAGGCATTTAGTCATTTTAGGCTTAGTCATAGCTGGTTTAACCATAGGTCCGACAATGGGGGCCTTAGCTGCATTTGGTCCAGTAGAAGCAGGGCTACAGCGTAGTCCTGCTTTTGAACAATGGAGGCTAGTTCGTATTGGGACCTATATTGAGCATGTAGATTTTCTATCTATTTATCAGTGGATGAGTGGGGCATATATTCGTATAGCGCTAGCCTTGTATCTTTTAATTGAGTTGATTCCATGGAGGAAGAAAATAGTCACCGCTGGAATCTCAATCCTTTGTTTTGGAGTAGCTATTTTTCCTATTGGAGACATTACTGTTTTGCGTATATTAAGGAAGGTGTATTATCCGACGACGTTCTTTGTTCTATTGGCTTTAACACTTCTACTATTTTTATTGGCCCTATTCTCTAAGCCAAAGCGGATCATGAGGGTGAGAAGAAGATGA
- a CDS encoding GNAT family N-acetyltransferase has translation MKYKNNLDGISADMLKGFFVDWPNPPSPQTHVTLLRNSSKVIVAIDEDANQVIGFITTISDGVLSAYIPFLEVLPEYKNKGIGKELVKRMLEELEDIYMVDLCCDDDLVPYYERFGMHRSNGMLVRNYSMQSGVSGK, from the coding sequence ATGAAATATAAAAATAATCTTGATGGAATTTCAGCTGATATGTTGAAGGGCTTCTTTGTAGATTGGCCTAATCCTCCAAGTCCACAAACTCACGTAACCCTTTTAAGAAATAGCAGTAAAGTGATCGTGGCGATTGATGAGGATGCTAATCAAGTTATTGGGTTTATAACGACTATTAGTGATGGAGTTCTATCTGCGTATATTCCGTTCCTTGAAGTTCTGCCAGAGTATAAAAATAAAGGCATTGGCAAGGAGCTAGTTAAGCGGATGTTAGAAGAGCTTGAGGATATTTACATGGTTGATTTGTGCTGTGATGATGATCTGGTGCCTTATTATGAGAGGTTTGGCATGCACAGATCGAATGGGATGCTCGTCAGGAATTACAGTATGCAGTCGGGTGTTTCGGGTAAGTAA
- the gntK gene encoding gluconokinase, with translation MTSYMLGIDIGTTSTKAVLFTEKGKVIQNENMGYPLYTPNMSTAEQDPEEIYQAVLQTITNITKHHTDKKPSFISFSSAMHSVIAMDEHDQPLTPCMTWADNRSEAWAQKIKAELNGHEIYKRTGTPIHPMSPLSKIAWIVHDRPELAVKVKKYIGIKEYIFKKFFNQYVVDYSLASCMGMMNLEKLDWDEEALQIAEVTPAQLSELVPTTKIFSNCNPDVAKQIGIDPQTPFVIGASDGVLSNLGVNAIGKGEVAVTIGTSGAIRTIIDKPQTDDQGRIFCYALTEKHWVIGGPVNNGGMILRWVRDELASSEVEAANSLGVDPYSVLTKMAERVRPGADGLLFHPYLAGERAPLWNPDVRGSFFGLTMSHKKEHMIRAALEGVIYNLYTVFLALMECMDDPVTRIQATGGFARSEVWRQMLSDIFESEVVVPESFESSCLGACILGLYATGKIDSFEIVSEMVGSTFKHTPKEEATKEYRQLLPIFINLSKALEADYTRIANYQRGLIKHS, from the coding sequence ATGACTAGCTACATGTTAGGGATAGATATTGGGACGACGAGTACCAAAGCAGTCCTATTTACTGAAAAGGGCAAAGTTATCCAAAACGAGAATATGGGTTACCCGCTTTACACACCGAATATGTCGACAGCTGAACAAGATCCTGAAGAGATTTACCAGGCTGTTTTGCAAACGATTACTAATATAACGAAACATCATACTGATAAAAAGCCATCTTTCATTTCCTTTAGCAGCGCCATGCATAGTGTCATTGCCATGGATGAACATGATCAGCCACTGACACCGTGCATGACTTGGGCAGATAATCGCAGTGAAGCCTGGGCTCAAAAAATAAAAGCTGAATTAAATGGCCATGAAATCTATAAACGAACAGGAACCCCGATTCATCCCATGTCACCATTAAGTAAAATCGCATGGATTGTGCATGATCGTCCTGAACTGGCTGTAAAGGTAAAAAAATATATCGGAATTAAAGAATATATATTTAAGAAATTCTTTAATCAATATGTTGTCGATTATTCCTTAGCTTCATGCATGGGCATGATGAACCTTGAAAAACTGGATTGGGATGAAGAAGCATTACAAATCGCGGAAGTAACTCCTGCTCAGTTATCTGAACTCGTACCAACAACCAAGATTTTCAGCAACTGTAATCCGGATGTAGCCAAACAAATTGGGATTGATCCACAAACCCCTTTTGTTATTGGAGCCAGTGACGGAGTGCTGTCTAATTTGGGTGTAAATGCGATTGGAAAAGGCGAGGTCGCCGTGACCATTGGAACAAGCGGTGCGATTCGGACCATTATTGACAAGCCGCAAACAGATGATCAAGGACGAATCTTCTGTTATGCCTTAACAGAAAAACATTGGGTCATTGGCGGTCCGGTAAATAATGGGGGCATGATCCTACGGTGGGTCCGTGATGAGCTTGCATCATCAGAGGTAGAGGCAGCCAATAGTCTGGGAGTGGACCCCTACTCTGTATTAACGAAGATGGCTGAACGTGTTAGACCAGGTGCGGATGGGCTTTTATTCCATCCCTACCTTGCTGGTGAACGTGCACCTTTATGGAATCCAGATGTCCGCGGCTCATTCTTCGGTTTAACAATGTCACATAAGAAAGAACATATGATTCGGGCAGCCTTGGAAGGAGTCATTTACAATCTATATACCGTATTTTTAGCACTAATGGAATGCATGGACGATCCTGTAACACGCATTCAAGCAACGGGAGGATTCGCCAGGTCAGAGGTTTGGAGGCAAATGCTGTCCGACATCTTTGAATCGGAGGTCGTCGTACCAGAAAGCTTTGAAAGCTCATGCTTAGGTGCCTGTATTTTAGGCTTATATGCTACCGGGAAAATTGACTCATTTGAGATTGTTTCAGAAATGGTCGGCAGTACCTTCAAACACACACCGAAGGAAGAAGCTACAAAAGAATATAGGCAGCTGCTGCCCATCTTTATTAACTTATCAAAAGCACTTGAAGCAGATTATACCCGTATTGCTAATTATCAAAGAGGGTTAATAAAACACAGCTAA
- a CDS encoding MBL fold metallo-hydrolase — MLNGILQAFGLNSIKNRKQKYDGLANFSNGKFVNSVPTEMSMGASNVLSMMRDYMSGGKDRRPSSPIQVSSIDWNKVKREEDSLTWFGHSAFLLSIDNKKLLVDPMLGPVASPVSFAGSKRYSKDTLSIIDEMPFLDAVFITHDHYDHLDYHSIKRLKSKVGHFFVPHGVGAHLSRWGVAEEKITELNWWDEMEFQGLTIALTPSKHFSGRGMFNRDTSLWGGWVILGQHTRFYTSGDGGYDSHFKEIGKKYGPFNLTLIEGGQYDKRWDWVHMTPEEAVQAHLDVNGENMMLIHWGAFTLAFHGWTEPVERAIKKAREANVPLMAPKIGETVPLRGEYSVPFSAWWKD; from the coding sequence ATGTTGAATGGGATACTCCAAGCGTTTGGGCTAAATTCAATTAAAAATCGAAAACAGAAGTATGATGGATTGGCTAACTTTTCTAATGGGAAGTTTGTCAATTCCGTTCCAACAGAAATGAGCATGGGTGCTTCAAATGTCCTCTCTATGATGAGGGATTATATGTCTGGAGGTAAAGATCGTAGACCTAGTAGTCCAATTCAAGTTTCATCTATAGATTGGAATAAAGTAAAAAGGGAAGAAGATAGTTTAACGTGGTTCGGGCACTCTGCGTTCTTGTTGAGTATTGATAATAAGAAGTTATTAGTAGACCCTATGCTAGGACCTGTTGCTTCACCGGTTTCCTTTGCGGGTAGCAAACGATACAGTAAGGACACACTATCTATTATTGATGAAATGCCATTCTTGGACGCTGTCTTTATTACACATGACCATTATGACCATCTAGATTATCACTCTATTAAAAGACTAAAGAGTAAGGTCGGTCATTTTTTTGTCCCTCACGGTGTAGGTGCTCATCTGAGTCGATGGGGAGTTGCAGAAGAAAAAATCACTGAACTCAATTGGTGGGACGAAATGGAGTTCCAAGGTTTAACGATTGCTTTAACTCCTTCTAAGCATTTCTCAGGTAGAGGAATGTTTAATCGCGATACGAGCTTATGGGGTGGGTGGGTTATTCTTGGACAACATACACGTTTCTATACGAGCGGAGATGGAGGATACGATTCACACTTTAAGGAAATAGGAAAGAAATACGGACCATTTAATTTGACTTTAATAGAAGGTGGTCAGTATGATAAACGATGGGATTGGGTACATATGACACCTGAAGAAGCAGTTCAGGCTCATTTAGATGTTAACGGGGAGAATATGATGTTAATTCATTGGGGAGCCTTTACCCTTGCTTTTCATGGTTGGACTGAACCGGTGGAACGAGCAATAAAAAAGGCAAGAGAAGCCAATGTTCCATTAATGGCTCCTAAAATTGGAGAAACTGTCCCTTTAAGAGGAGAGTATTCCGTTCCTTTTTCAGCATGGTGGAAAGATTAA
- a CDS encoding 3-ketoacyl-ACP reductase — translation MAQSIKGKTALITGSGKGIGKATAIALAKEGVHVGLMARTEADLKSLAAEIEPTGVKVAYATADIASLEQVEKAVGSLTSEVGSFDILINNAGIGRFGGFLDLSPEEWKAIIDVNLMGTYYVTRAVLPQLIEKNGGDIINISSTAGQKGAPLTSAYSSSKFGVLGLTESLALEVRKHNIRVTALTPSTVATELAVKANLTDGNPETVMQPEDLAEFIVSQLKLHPRVFIKSAGLWSTNP, via the coding sequence ATGGCTCAATCGATTAAAGGAAAAACAGCACTCATTACGGGAAGTGGTAAAGGCATTGGGAAAGCAACGGCAATTGCTCTTGCAAAAGAAGGAGTTCATGTTGGACTGATGGCTCGAACAGAAGCGGATTTAAAGAGTTTGGCAGCTGAAATTGAACCAACTGGAGTGAAAGTAGCTTATGCTACAGCTGATATTGCTTCACTTGAACAGGTAGAGAAAGCAGTGGGTTCGCTCACGAGTGAAGTAGGTTCATTTGATATATTAATTAATAATGCAGGGATTGGAAGGTTCGGTGGCTTTCTTGATCTCTCTCCTGAAGAATGGAAAGCGATCATTGATGTCAATCTCATGGGAACCTACTATGTAACCAGAGCTGTTCTTCCACAGCTTATTGAAAAAAACGGTGGAGATATCATTAATATTTCTTCAACGGCTGGTCAAAAAGGTGCGCCTCTAACAAGTGCGTATAGTTCCTCCAAATTTGGTGTACTCGGATTAACGGAGTCACTAGCATTAGAGGTTCGCAAGCATAATATTCGGGTGACTGCGTTAACACCAAGCACGGTTGCTACTGAGCTAGCGGTTAAAGCGAATCTAACAGACGGTAACCCAGAAACGGTCATGCAACCAGAGGATTTAGCGGAATTTATCGTTTCCCAGCTAAAGCTTCATCCACGTGTATTTATTAAGTCAGCCGGATTATGGTCTACTAACCCTTAA
- a CDS encoding helix-turn-helix domain-containing protein, whose amino-acid sequence MNEYIQLMIDWIEDHLKNEFSLEDLASYMGYSPYYCSFKFHQVTGISIRRYILLRKLYLSTEDLENKRRIIDIALDYNYSSQEAYSRSFKAVFGVSPREFQLDQLPVQSFAKITIDEGGGRMNRSREKEVKQLRKRKEELFDQHVLNILNGQVMYEEFKNKKLMGDSDYVPFNEAMCVNATTTSIFDLAFIQTRATGHNVSEDSYSKKVIEPLTNLFKKKYNYIVLWFGEDMFCQMNLLTILAYLEQSQYEGKVFFNSFREDEFKVSQTELPLGSYYSVYEEVLVHHRKPSNKVLPVMHQAIELFLEMQKEDNIVTRYIQKNNHLPRAEMLKRLIEAFPAVGYGDTQYLNLIDKIGVDRQD is encoded by the coding sequence ATGAATGAATATATACAGTTGATGATAGATTGGATTGAAGATCATTTAAAAAATGAATTTTCGCTAGAGGACTTAGCTAGTTATATGGGATATTCCCCTTATTATTGTTCTTTTAAGTTTCACCAGGTAACAGGCATTAGCATTAGGCGCTATATTCTTCTAAGAAAGCTATATTTGTCCACGGAAGATTTAGAAAATAAGCGGAGGATAATTGATATTGCCCTTGATTATAATTATTCATCCCAAGAAGCCTATAGTAGGAGCTTTAAAGCTGTTTTTGGTGTTAGTCCAAGAGAATTTCAGCTTGATCAACTACCTGTTCAATCATTTGCTAAAATCACTATTGATGAGGGAGGCGGTAGAATGAACAGATCTAGAGAAAAAGAGGTTAAACAATTAAGAAAAAGGAAGGAAGAATTATTTGACCAACATGTACTGAACATATTAAACGGTCAAGTCATGTATGAGGAGTTTAAAAATAAAAAGCTCATGGGAGATTCTGATTATGTACCGTTTAATGAAGCAATGTGCGTAAATGCGACAACTACATCTATTTTTGATCTTGCGTTTATTCAAACAAGAGCAACAGGACATAACGTGTCCGAAGACAGTTATAGCAAGAAGGTAATAGAGCCCCTAACAAACCTGTTTAAGAAAAAGTATAACTATATTGTTCTATGGTTTGGGGAGGATATGTTTTGTCAGATGAACCTGTTAACTATCCTTGCTTATCTGGAGCAATCTCAGTACGAAGGTAAAGTATTTTTTAATAGCTTTAGAGAGGATGAATTTAAAGTAAGTCAAACGGAGCTTCCTTTAGGTAGCTATTATTCTGTCTATGAAGAAGTATTAGTCCATCATAGGAAACCAAGCAATAAAGTGCTTCCTGTGATGCATCAAGCTATAGAGTTATTTCTAGAAATGCAGAAGGAAGATAATATTGTTACAAGGTACATTCAAAAAAATAACCATCTGCCCAGAGCAGAAATGCTGAAGCGATTAATTGAGGCTTTCCCAGCAGTAGGATATGGAGATACTCAATATCTAAATCTGATTGATAAAATAGGAGTAGATCGCCAAGACTAG
- a CDS encoding phosphopantetheine adenylyltransferase, whose translation MKAIISGLFIIVGIIHMLPVIGVLGADRLTALYGIPVQETNLVILMRHRAVLFGLLGLFLVYAAFKPALQPLALIGGFISVASFILIAYSAGGFNSEIKTVVLVDIVALVCLVLAFALRFVVRD comes from the coding sequence TTGAAAGCAATTATTTCTGGTTTATTCATTATCGTTGGGATCATTCACATGCTCCCTGTCATCGGTGTTTTGGGAGCTGACCGACTCACCGCTCTTTATGGTATTCCGGTTCAGGAGACTAATCTTGTCATCCTAATGCGACACCGTGCGGTGCTCTTTGGACTGCTCGGTCTGTTTTTAGTTTATGCTGCTTTTAAGCCTGCGTTGCAGCCACTCGCACTCATTGGAGGTTTCATCAGTGTAGCCTCATTCATTCTGATTGCTTATTCGGCAGGGGGCTTCAACAGTGAGATCAAAACCGTCGTGCTCGTGGATATCGTTGCTCTCGTTTGTTTAGTGCTTGCGTTCGCCTTACGATTTGTTGTACGAGACTAA
- a CDS encoding helix-turn-helix transcriptional regulator yields the protein MKNKKMKIARIEAEVSQERLAEIVGVTRQTINLIESGSYNPSLKLCTEICKALNKTLNDLFWEE from the coding sequence TTGAAAAATAAAAAAATGAAGATTGCCAGGATAGAAGCTGAAGTATCTCAGGAGCGTTTAGCTGAGATCGTTGGTGTCACAAGGCAAACCATAAATTTAATTGAGTCAGGTAGCTACAATCCAAGCCTCAAATTGTGTACTGAAATATGCAAGGCACTTAATAAAACATTAAATGATTTATTTTGGGAGGAATGA